In Paeniglutamicibacter kerguelensis, one genomic interval encodes:
- a CDS encoding VOC family protein, whose product MAIKLENVGIAVRDLEATIAFFTDLGLAVIGRDTVSGEWTDTAVGLDGNHANIAMLQTPDGHGRLELFEYIHPKAIESNPTRPNDIGMHRVAFSVDDIDKALEVAAKHGCYPLRGVATYADVYKLTYLRGPSGILVMLAEELKKD is encoded by the coding sequence ATGGCCATCAAACTTGAGAACGTCGGTATCGCCGTTCGCGACCTCGAAGCAACAATCGCCTTTTTCACCGATCTCGGTCTTGCTGTCATCGGCCGTGACACGGTCAGCGGCGAGTGGACCGACACCGCCGTCGGACTTGATGGCAACCACGCCAACATCGCGATGCTCCAGACCCCAGACGGTCATGGCCGTCTTGAGCTCTTCGAATATATCCATCCCAAAGCGATCGAGTCGAACCCAACTCGTCCCAACGACATCGGAATGCACCGCGTAGCCTTTTCGGTAGACGACATCGACAAGGCCCTTGAGGTAGCTGCGAAGCACGGATGCTATCCACTACGCGGCGTGGCGACCTACGCCGACGTCTACAAACTCACGTACCTCCGAGGCCCCAGCGGAATCCTCGTGATGCTCGCCGAGGAACTGAAGAAAGACTGA
- a CDS encoding putative immunity protein produces the protein MILPAVHDPRLVSIRRGGTLTETDHRLLAVWAATCAEHVLPLFEEANGRDTRPRDAIEAARTWARGQAKMMDTRAIGGHAMGAARPLRGAARFAAYAAGQAACVAHVPEHDLGAAAYAIKAVQAAAPRGNEKEAGRAERDWQRRQIPGSLYDLVLEDQTRRNDICWSVFND, from the coding sequence ATGATCCTTCCCGCTGTTCATGACCCTCGGCTCGTGAGCATCCGCCGTGGTGGGACGCTCACCGAAACCGACCACAGGCTTCTGGCCGTGTGGGCCGCCACCTGCGCCGAACATGTGCTGCCCTTGTTTGAGGAAGCGAATGGCCGGGACACCCGACCTCGTGACGCAATTGAAGCGGCACGGACTTGGGCTCGCGGCCAAGCGAAGATGATGGACACCCGTGCGATCGGCGGGCACGCAATGGGTGCCGCTCGCCCTCTGCGGGGCGCCGCGCGCTTTGCGGCATACGCGGCCGGGCAAGCTGCCTGCGTTGCTCATGTTCCTGAGCACGACCTTGGTGCCGCTGCCTACGCCATCAAGGCGGTTCAGGCCGCAGCGCCGCGGGGAAATGAAAAAGAGGCAGGCCGGGCTGAGCGCGACTGGCAGCGCCGGCAGATTCCCGGCAGTCTCTACGACCTCGTCCTCGAAGACCAAACCCGCCGCAACGACATCTGCTGGTCTGTATTCAACGACTGA
- a CDS encoding class I SAM-dependent methyltransferase → MKQIEIAFDLGIDSSAMSDSRIAIDWESARASNRENWEDRVPLHETAYAISDLDDPDHLTGVIRTDLTALAPFLPNGTVSGLDVCHLQCHIGTDTLSLARAGARVTGVDFSPSALESAAGLAGRLGLEATWVETDVLEARAAVESDFDLVYTSIGTITWLPDLDRWAAQVAGLLRAGGTFYMRDGHPALYAIDEHADGLQLRYPYFGNGQAQVWDDESTYAGDGKVAHPRTFQWAHPISEILNSLIGAGLQILRLDEGTTLPWKFSPRMIEVPDGFAWPESERDLVPCTYTIIARKTGK, encoded by the coding sequence ATGAAACAAATAGAGATTGCGTTTGACTTGGGCATAGACTCAAGCGCCATGAGTGATAGCCGAATTGCAATCGACTGGGAATCTGCACGCGCGAGCAACCGTGAGAACTGGGAAGACCGGGTTCCGCTGCACGAAACGGCGTACGCGATCAGTGACTTGGACGATCCGGACCATCTGACCGGAGTCATCCGAACCGACCTGACAGCACTCGCACCTTTTCTCCCAAACGGCACGGTCTCGGGTTTGGACGTGTGCCATCTCCAGTGCCATATCGGCACGGACACGCTGTCCCTGGCCCGGGCAGGGGCTCGGGTCACCGGCGTCGATTTCTCCCCCTCCGCCCTGGAATCTGCCGCCGGACTGGCAGGTCGTCTGGGCCTAGAAGCGACGTGGGTCGAGACCGACGTTCTCGAAGCCCGTGCCGCCGTAGAGAGCGACTTCGACCTCGTTTACACCAGCATAGGAACCATCACGTGGCTTCCCGACCTGGATCGTTGGGCCGCACAAGTAGCGGGGCTCTTACGGGCCGGAGGGACGTTTTACATGCGTGATGGGCACCCTGCCCTCTACGCCATTGATGAGCATGCCGACGGACTACAGCTTCGCTACCCATATTTTGGCAACGGCCAGGCCCAGGTATGGGACGACGAGTCCACCTACGCCGGGGACGGCAAAGTGGCTCATCCCCGAACGTTCCAGTGGGCCCACCCAATCTCCGAAATCCTCAACTCCCTCATCGGGGCGGGGCTGCAGATTCTTCGTCTCGACGAGGGTACGACGCTTCCATGGAAGTTCAGCCCCCGCATGATCGAAGTCCCGGACGGCTTCGCGTGGCCGGAATCCGAACGTGATCTTGTACCTTGCACATACACGATCATTGCCCGAAAAACGGGCAAGTAG